Part of the Plodia interpunctella isolate USDA-ARS_2022_Savannah chromosome 13, ilPloInte3.2, whole genome shotgun sequence genome, gtgatttgtccctatatacagggttactggtatcaagcGCAAAATCTCATTAAGACTACTTGGGTTCAtcaaaacaacttttattctacgacttttcgtgattagtagtttttttttttcatataaaaaaatacaatcaaatttgcgattctacacatcttaattctatgtaatagccaagcaacacgagacagtacaatagcgttatgtagcgacgaactaaaaaaaaggattttttttttgtatttattgcgtttagacaaaagtcgtagaacaaaagatgttagtctctatgtaccttatgtgcctttggaaggttatgcgttagataccagtaaccctgtatatataaataataaataaataataaatatattaggacaaatcacacagattgagctagccccaaagtaagttcgagacttgtgttatgggatactaactcaacgatactatattttataataaatacatatatagataaacatccaagacccgggctaatcagaaaaagatcattttccatcatgacccgaccggggatcgaacccgggacctctcggttcagtggcaagaatcttaccactgcgccaccgtggtatatttatttattattcgacttaggataatatacatcacttattgacgtcaaaaatttacttaaaagtcTATCGAATTGAAGAAATGGTAGCAAACAGCGATTTTAAGTCTTTTGAAGACACTTCCTTCACTTCTAACTCGTGCACAACTAACGCATATCCAAAACGTATACAGCacaattgtatgaaattttaacgCACTGTGGCCGATCCTGGCAGCCTTACTGTTCCTAAGAATGAGTCCTTTgcttatttgtattgtttggTACATTCAGGTGTCAACGTTACGTCGCGCGCAGCAAGACTCCAGAAACAGACAATCCATGTTGGAATCCAAGGTGCAGGAGTTGGAATCACTTACCAAGTCACTGCCCAGGGGGGCATCTAGTAAGTATTGAATAGTtctgtatttaattaacaagcggatcctgggctctgacgctcAATGGTCAACCATGGAAGTGACCGCGTAAATAAGtaagtttacataaaaaccGTATGATTTCcgctctagaataggaccactacatATCACCCGTTTGTGTCGTATTAGGCTACTAAGGGATGAGAACAGCcttgataggtaacaatagcattcccgaagaaggttgacgtcagacagtcGGCCGGTTGTAAATCACAGCAGAAACTTCCAAATTTAAACATGTCTTTTTTGAGACTCTGAGTTTCGCGTCCAGAACGAATATCTAGACTTCCATCACATAGTATGCATTACCGATATAATTACAAACCTTTCAGTGGGCGCGATATCCTCTCACACGATGTGCAACGGGAACAGTAACGGCATTACGAACGGGCACCACACCCCCtccccgccgccgccgccgcagcCGCAGCCTCcgcagccgccgccgccgcccgcagcgccgccgccgccgccgcccgccccCGCGgcgccgcccccgcccccgctgACGCCCTTCGtcccgccgccgcccgcgccgcccgccCCCGGCCTCATGCACCCCCCGCAGCAGCACGACGCTATGACGATCAAGAGGAAAGTCGACACGAAGTATAAGCTGCCCACGTTGAATTGGATCGCGCTGAAACCCAATCAGGTGTGTtgagatgataataataacaacaaaaatgttattttaaacttttaaagcGCATAATGATAGTtgtatgcaattttttttttcgcttttTTATTcccttttttattgaaattgtattagttttttagttctattatattttaaatgattgtattattttgttagaaCATTTCGAATTAGTTAAATCCTGCATAGATTTATCTTCTGTGATGGTAACAGTGGCAAACATAATGAATTAGCAGCgttccggggcttcgcttacACAGTAATAGCTTCCTACTGgtgtaataattttggaaatcgatCAAGTGGTACCGTAGATTTCGCTCTAAACATACACttcctttttcaaatatattaattttaaacactgttcattattaaatttactacACTTAGATATTAGTGGAGATAtagtaaaagtttaatttttcgtAGGTCCGAGGCACAATTTTCAACGAGTTGGACGAGGAGCGCCCGCGACGTAGAATCAACTTCACAGAGTTCGAGGAGAAGTTCCGCATAGGTGGCGTCAGTGGCGTCGGCAATGTTGATTGTGACACTGACACTCTGGCGTCGTTCCCGAGCAAGAGGTTCCGGAAACCTGACACTGTGTCGCTGCTGGAGCACACCAGATTGAGAAATATTGGTGAGACTTATACAAAGGGATATTGGTatcacaaattattatatactttggGACATAGGTTTctcaatattttctaatagtGGGAAACCTATGTCCAACAGTAATTCCTATACTGAATGCCAGATTGAGGACTATTGGTGACCTTTATTACAATTGTCCGAAATAGACAGTGCGAGTTGGagaaaaaatatctcataTGCTTCTTGGTTGAAAAGACCGACAGATGAGTTTCTCACTGGGAAAATAATGTGGTTTATTAGTTTTCCTGGGTTCCTtttgagtaataaatattttagcacTTTAACAATATGCGTCCTCCTTGCCACAAAAATTTTTAGTAAACGTTTAACAGTAAGTTTGGggcgttatttattatttatataaataaagagaaactaaagtaaaattagaatttaagTAGAATTAGTAATACATAAAGCCTTTTATTTTCCAGCAATATCAAGGAGGAAACTAGACACGCCTGTAGAAAAAGTGATAGCGGCCGTCAATAACTTAGACCTCAAACAGTTGCCTCTAGAGAGCGTCGAGATTCTCCAACGAATGGTGCCGACAGAGGCCGAACAAAAAGCTTATAAAGAATACGTCGCGGAGAAGAAAAACGTAAACCAGCTCACCGAGGAAGATAAGTTCCTCATGCAACTGGCGAAAGTTGAACGAATATCCGCTAAATTATCCATAATGAGTTACATGGGCAATTTCTTCGACAACATACATTTGATCACGCCCCAAATCCACGCGATCATATCCGGCTCTTCATCGGTGAAATCTTCCCAAAAGTTACGGAACGTTCTAGAAATAATCCTAGCGTTtggaaattatttgaatagtaGTAAAAGAGGGCCGGCGTACGGGTTCAAGTTGCAGTCGTTGGATACACTTATGGATACTAAGTCGACGGATAAAAGGATGTCGCTGCTGCATTACATTGTGGGTACGATTAGGCAGAATTTCCCTGAACTGATGAACTTTGACACGGAGCTGTTGTATATAGACAAAGCCGCACAAGGTgtgttttacttttgtttagtTTCTCCTGCAGTCTAATAATCTTTTAACTTATTCTTCAAACTATAAAAGTTCTTACGTAATCCAAGTCTCTATGTTTCTCGCCAATAAGTGTTATaagttttcataaaaagtGGTGTCATAGAGAAACGATACTGGAGCTAGAACTATTTTCTGTGGTCCCATAAGTAATTGGGTCTATggttaaatgttattttttcgaTGACGCGATTACTACCCACTACACTATATTTACGTTAAACATTGACATTCCTTTTGAGCATGTACTTTAGCGTACTTTTGTTATTACTagatatgttatataaaaaaaatatttgaatgagtttcttttatCATTTCTTCTCCCGTGGTCGTATACATTCTAGAAGTGaagctttgataaatattatttaatatggaATATGCTGTAAAAACGTGTATCTGATAAGGTCTTATTTCTGAATGTTCAAAGCACAAGTTTTATACTGGGTTTCAGTGTCACTAGAGAACGTTGTATCAGACGTGACGGAGCTGGAGCGAGGAATGGAAGCAGTGAGAAAAGAGTGCGACGCTCGCGACCAACACAGATCAACCAATTTAGTTCTGCGGGACTTCCTGAACAATTCTACTGAGAAACTGAGGAGATTACGACAGGAGACCAAGCATGCGCAGGTACTGTtgcaaaaaagtaattattactGATGAGAAACCTGTGAGAAaccatgatttttttttcgcaatgAAACGCCGTTCATATTAAAAAGTGCATGTCACGAAtgctttttaaactaaatttaaaaaatgagatgaaaattCAGGTTTCCACCGGGACTCGAACCCGATCAGGCAGCCTACCTAACCGGGACAGGGCTtttaaccactgagctataGAGACCATGCCTTTACAGGCGAATCATTTCGTCTTACCGACCAAGTATGTCaagttttacaattaaatttacactcaattgcgtggtgggtcatgccCCAAACTCCATAAGGCAGGCCTGCTGTGGCTGTAGACGATGATGATGTAATActcaaatatatatgtttgttgcCAGGACTCGTTCGCGTCGTGCGTGGAGTACTTCGGCGAGGCGCCGCGCGGCTGCGACGCCAACGCTTTCTTCTCACTTCTCGTGCGCTTCTCCAGGGCTTTTAAGGTATCCTCAACTCACTTCCATATAACCCACCGCATTTATACTACTTGTCCAACAGAGATGAGCTATTCAAATCCGCcaatcacatttatttattaacatagaATAATCTCTTcttagtcgtatttcctcttggctgagggtcgtggtcattacgtgcaATGAAATACACATAACCACtttattggcattattaatggagtggtgtgccattgccttctccatttcacacacaagttaataatcaaccagtgtgccgGTTCCTCATAGTGTTTTCCTTCattggaagcaagtggtgatctatgaaactattatacatgaggcagattggtatacaaactcatgtggaacgagtaggattcgaacctgggatctttcaatgcacaggcgggcgtcttaacccttacaccaccaccgctacaaattttgttttatcataaaGAACGAATAAGGTATTTAGTTGAAATATATTAGCAAGATAGTTTAACTAAATACCTTAtcatcaaaataatacaacaacCTTACAATCAAAAATAGCGTTTTTTCTACAAACCTATATTCCCTCCGTCCAGCAAGCGGACACTGAGAACGAGCAACGCCGGCGGCTGGAGCTAGCGTCGCAGCAGGCGGACCACGTCGACCCCAACAAGGCCAAGTTGGCGCAGAAAAAACAACAGGTATGTCTTGACTTCGACGGTGGGTGTTGTGTCACTAATTAGGTAggggagggggggggggggtttCCAGTGTGCAATATTTAGAATCTGTGTATGCGACTTTGCTATATCACATCTCGCTATAGAGTTGATTCACAGTGaaacgcagctaaccaatcacggTGTGGTTGTTGTTGTTCCATTCTGACGCAACGACAgacacaccgcaatgtgattggttcgcggCGTCTCGCTTCTCAATTCGCGACCCGATAGCgtgaagtgaaatgctaaacCTAATACTTCGCCCTCTGAATATATTCTGCTAAAGTGTGGCATATAAACagttaattacttatatcgagcattaaataatgaaaatattacttgACTAAATTAAAGAGTATCATTTTCTTAACAAACTTGTACTGCTGCAGTGACTGTTTTACCAAGTCAGATATCCTTTTACTTAATTCATATTGCGCAATATAATTATCGTCTATGGACGGTCTAAGTCATCAACACGAAAGAGATTTGCGATGGTTGACCCCaagcgtcaactcgtgaacgaaTAGCGTGACTGGCCAGCTCAATTGTCACACTACGCATTACATatctggaaaaaatatattacttgaCACTTCAGACAACCGGAACCAAATTTGAATCTCCTATAAACATGAATTTATAGGAGGTGGGTTttcaattttaagtaaaattttgcaCACTGGCAAAGTcatataatactaatattataatcaaacaTAAAGCCAGGCTTTTTTATAAACGTGTGCATTAATTGCATAATAAGCCGTTTTAGCTGTCCGCTCAATGTATATTGCTTCGATGGTGAATGGAGTcgtgcagttttttttttgaagtagTATTTTTGCTGCATTATCTGTAGCCAAATGGCTCGACGGCTGTAACATTTTCCACTAATGTTTTAATGGCGTCTTTCATCACCTCTGAGATAActcaaagttaacgttaaaattattatttttttaattccaccGAGCAACATAGGATTTGGAGCtatattcaacttaggatgatatacatcacttattgacgttaaaaatTACTCAAAATGACGCTGACTTCCGAAGCTTAGGTTaaaaagaagcggcgcaatTCTTTCaatatgtacaataaatactGAGGAACTGACCTTATGTATGAATGGACATCAAACATTATAATTGAAAGATTAGGAATTTACTAAATTGcacaacaaattataaaaatagtattaatacTACAACAATCGAAATGAAAGTCCAAAACCTAATGAGATACCAAATCTCAACTTTCTAGTGAAACGTAGTTTTGCATGAAtggtatataattaatataatggtatatatattatataaagaaaggAATGTGTGacgtcatatatttttcaagttaTTCGAACGCTACATATTCGAATACAACGACTATATCCTATCAGAGTTACGATCCTTTGCTGATAATATTGAGTTATCTCAGAaatgatttgaaaaatatatcttttaaatattacgcCCGCACACAAGTTGATATTACACTTGATTTCTATGCTTCAGAgtgaaatgtatatatttttatatttattgtattttggaGGTTAATGATAGATACCATCAGCTCATTGAAATACATTAGTATAACTTGGTGATGGTAATTTTATACGATGGTATGgcaacattaatttttacacgGCAACTTTTAGTAGTTTTCGAATCTCTGAAAAAATCTTTCTTTGACACATAATTTGATGtcaatataaactttttgtgATACTTGGAAAGGCAAAATTTGGCAttgaattttaagaaaattattttctatttccacATTTCAAATGAGGTTTTTAAAGCCTTGCGAATCGAGACACACGgcgtaaacaatttttatcatGTGCAATGAAGCAAGAAGTCAGTGTTGCCATATCCATCTTATAAACAAAGTAGAGGTGATGGTAACACCGTAAAATTTCTCACAGAGGTTTAACTACGCGGCAGTGAGCGCCGGCCTCTTGCAGCAACACTTGTCTCAATTGAGGCACAGTCTAGACCCGATCTAGACTGGTCTAGATCTAACGCGTCTAGGAGTAAGTCGACATTGTTACGGGGGTTACACTGTGTGTGTGTACTAACATGGTTATGTGTGCGTGCGCGGATGGAGGTCAGGACTCGAAACACTCGATgttaatttttgaagtttgtatacaaaatattgtttcttggggaaataattataaggttTTCAAAACAAGAGAAAAAAACAGGGTACTGAAGAGCGGTGTTACTTAAACCGGAATTGTTAATCCCTAAAATATGATGTTacaagtaattataaaaaaaaccagCGGGATgccccggctttgctcgggtaaaaacacaataaattaaacacctaaacctttatCGGGAATCAACTATCTGTTGGTCTACCGAAGGGAAATCCGTACcacataagtaatttttaaaaattgcctGTGTTAGAACGGGGGTCTTAGACtacatgtataccaaatttcatcaaaatcggtccagtggtttacaaacagacggacagatagacagcctttcgcatttataatgtagttatagatttatagtaaaaataattattgttttttgttttctgaTACAATCACGGTTTTCCCTATCTTGTACAAGCAGTGTTTCGAGTCACGGTGTGTTTAACGGTTACCATAGATAGACGCATGAGTTGGGTTGGCATAGATTTGGTATCAGATGGGTTCATGTTTCGGGAGGCTGATTCACATAACCGATCACGCGTTTTTGAGCATGTCATATGCACATTATGCCACGACTGTACACAATATTAATAGTTGTTAGGCCCATACACGTGTGGAATAGAAATGTTGAGTTGCAAAtgtaacaatgttttttagAAAAGATATATGCGTGATCCACTTGATGagaaatacttaaaattatatgacgTATGTTTACACTATCccttcatattatttattgctatcGTAAGATATAAGATTgtatatgtaaaatgtatatatttttccccTTGCTGCACCGTGCATGGAATCCTAACAGGGAATGTGTTtgtttac contains:
- the Frl gene encoding formin-like protein isoform X2, translating into MGLITSRDQTMLDGPVASVKSHHVRQPSTRTRTKPPMPDRDELESRFVKVLASMDLPPDKAKLLRNYDLEKKWEIICDQDMVQAKDSPAHYLNKLRTYLDPKASRSHRKRKMVGDSTSTQVLRDLEISLRTNHIEWVREFLNEQNQGLDVLIDYLSFRLSMMRHEQRIALARSQSSDGINQGANTTTSDCSAPTDPSATLNASWRRRARSSDTEDGAASPAVARRRTRHAARLNMGASTDDIHVCIMCMRAIMNNKYGFNMVIQHREAINSIALSLVHHSLRTKALVLELLAAICLVKGGHQIILSAFDNFKEVVGEPRRFHTLMEYFMNYDSFHIEFMVACMQFVNIIVHSVEDMNFRVHLQYEFTALKLDDYLERLRHCESEDLQVQISAYLDNVFDVATLMEDSETKTAALEKVNELEDELGHAHERMAALEREAIAKLATLEAELACARHERDQLAEARRQVVEEVSTLRRAQQDSRNRQSMLESKVQELESLTKSLPRGASMGAISSHTMCNGNSNGITNGHHTPSPPPPPQPQPPQPPPPPAAPPPPPPAPAAPPPPPLTPFVPPPPAPPAPGLMHPPQQHDAMTIKRKVDTKYKLPTLNWIALKPNQVRGTIFNELDEERPRRRINFTEFEEKFRIGGVSGVGNVDCDTDTLASFPSKRFRKPDTVSLLEHTRLRNIAISRRKLDTPVEKVIAAVNNLDLKQLPLESVEILQRMVPTEAEQKAYKEYVAEKKNVNQLTEEDKFLMQLAKVERISAKLSIMSYMGNFFDNIHLITPQIHAIISGSSSVKSSQKLRNVLEIILAFGNYLNSSKRGPAYGFKLQSLDTLMDTKSTDKRMSLLHYIVGTIRQNFPELMNFDTELLYIDKAAQVSLENVVSDVTELERGMEAVRKECDARDQHRSTNLVLRDFLNNSTEKLRRLRQETKHAQDSFASCVEYFGEAPRGCDANAFFSLLVRFSRAFKQADTENEQRRRLELASQQADHVDPNKAKLAQKKQQRFNYAAVSAGLLQQHLSQLRHSLDPI